In Debaryomyces hansenii CBS767 chromosome B complete sequence, one genomic interval encodes:
- a CDS encoding DEHA2B10648p (similar to uniprot|P53266 Saccharomyces cerevisiae YGR112W SHY1 Mitochondrial inner membrane protein required for normal respiration): MLEVLTRPRGATGVGLRLCERRYLSLLFTRTTNRTTIKPSSIITKRTVKTPTIDWNPLTSSKTNLAAAQKQAESPILRKFFLGLMIAMPVISFFLGCWQVKRLKWKVALISKSENSLAQPPLEEIPPNLDPAIIDEFEYRRFKTKGHFDYSQEMFLGPRIKNGITGYLVVCPFVRSNGGAPILIERGWIHKDKVVPENRKGGYLSHLAYPQGEIEIEALFRVMPKKSNLQFDHDMGSRLFYVPDVEVMAEQSHSLPVYCQMIYSLKDNVEWRKAQEKETNTSSWKKWLGFSKKINEADDSDVLYISSKAGEDSTLEYQEFEFIDQGVPIAAYPKVKFSNNHMQYMVTWFSLSFVSAGLLIYNFVKKRKYSSAEKVIEAKRRDMKKKW; the protein is encoded by the coding sequence ATGCTTGAAGTACTTACACGTCCTCGAGGGGCCACCGGTGTCGGTTTAAGACTCTGTGAAAGGAGATACTTATCTCtattatttacaagaaCTACTAATAGAACTACAATAAAGCCCTCCTCCATAATCACCAAGAGAACGGTTAAAACCCCCACCATCGATTGGAATCCACTTACATCTTCGAAAACAAATCTTGCAGCCGCCCAAAAACAGGCAGAATCTCCAATATTAcgtaaattttttttgggATTAATGATTGCAATGCCTGTTATTAGTTTTTTCTTGGGATGTTGGCAAGTGAAGAGGTTGAAATGGAAGGTAgcattaatttcaaaaagtGAAAATTCATTGGCCCAGCCACCATTGGAAGAAATTCCTCCAAACCTTGATCCTGCCATTATTGACGAATTTGAATACAGGAGATTTAAGACTAAAGGACATTTTGATTACTCCCAAGAGATGTTCTTAGGACCTAGAATTAAGAACGGTATTACTGGATATCTTGTAGTTTGTCCTTTTGTAAGAAGCAATGGAGGTGCACCAATATTGATAGAAAGAGGTTGGATTCATAAGGATAAAGTCGTCCCTGAAAATAGGAAAGGAGGTTATTTAAGTCACTTAGCATATCCACAAggtgaaattgaaattgaagcCTTATTTAGAGTTATGCCAAAGAAGTCAAACTTACAATTTGATCATGATATGGGATCAAGGTTATTCTATGTTCCTGATGTTGAGGTAATGGCAGAACAGTCACATTCTCTACCAGTTTACTGCCAAATGATCTATAGTTTAAAGGATAACGTGGAATGGAGAAAGGCCCAGGAAAAGGAAACGAATACTTCATCTTGGAAGAAATGGCTTGGATTTTCTAAAAAGATAAATGAGGCAGATGATAGTGatgtattatatatctCTTCTAAGGCGGGCGAAGACTCAACTTTGgaatatcaagaatttgaattcataGATCAAGGGGTTCCTATTGCTGCTTATCCAAAGgttaaattttctaataatcATATGCAATATATGGTGACTTGGTTCTCCCTTTCTTTTGTGAGTGCaggtttattaatttataactttgtcaagaaaagaaagtaCCTGAGTGCCGAAAAGGTTATAGAAGCAAAGAGAAGGGACATGAAGAAAAAGTGGTAA
- a CDS encoding DEHA2B10670p (some similarities with uniprot|P47033 Saccharomyces cerevisiae YJL078C PRY3) gives MLCSSAFTPLKPLPTIMLSHLAVIFISLVSAALADTSYDSTTTITLTPTITMTTTIGYIEEIFETAYIYTNSYSSLTTTTATGSTRYILATGTPSSTSDEAEVSSSVSITLGSAKSEAEASSIVSDSSSAVSSGSNSAIVSGSNSAATYGSNSAITSGSSSVITSGSSSSITSGSSSSISFPSYSALSDAAAAVSESTTSIPKGDYSTSTSATTTTFQDGSSAVIEYVVLYTQDC, from the coding sequence ATGTTATGTTCTTCAGCATTCACTCCTTTGAAACCACTCCCTACAATAATGTTGAGCCATCTTGCGGTTATCTTTATATCACTTGTCAGTGCGGCACTCGCTGATACCAGCTATGACTCTACCACTACCATTACACTTACTCCTACGATCACAATGACTACTACTATTGGTTACATCgaagaaatttttgaaacGGCGTACATCTATACCAATTCATACAGTTCGCTTACTACAACCACTGCTACTGGTAGCACCAGGTACATTTTAGCAACGGGCACACCATCCTCTACTTCTGATGAGGCAGAGGTCAGCTCTAGTGTGTCTATTACACTTGGTTCTGCTAAATCAGAGGCGGAAGCAAGTTCGATTGTTTCTGACTCCAGTTCAGCTGTTTCCTCGGGTTCCAATTCAGCTATTGTCTCGGGCTCCAATTCGGCTGCTACCTATGGCTCCAATTCAGCTATTACCTCTGGCTCCAGCTCAGTTATTACCTCTGGCTCCAGTTCGTCTATTACCTCTGGCTCCAGTTCGTCTATTTCTTTCCCATCATACTCAGCTTTGTCGGATGCGGCAGCCGCAGTGTCAGAATCAACTACTTCCATCCCAAAAGGTGACTATTCTACGTCAACATCCGCGACTACCACTACATTCCAAGATGGATCCTCGGCTGTTATTGAATATGTCGTTTTGTATACCCAAGACTGTTAA
- a CDS encoding DEHA2B10692p (similar to uniprot|Q06213 Saccharomyces cerevisiae YPR168W NUT2 Component of the RNA polymerase II mediator complex), with the protein MTTATIDSSSGNGPLVSTTEQLQGLIESFIELGVLVHDNQGTQQSHTALTHKTNQVISQLSSLTDSGFTHQYPIPVDVISYIEDGRNPDVYTREFVEVTAKSNARLKGKMLGFQKLRDVLGDKLGKEFPELGSAIEDIKKRTTPDEE; encoded by the coding sequence ATGACTACAGCTACCATCGATTCTAGCTCGGGGAACGGGCCGTTGGTATCTACAACAGAACAATTACAGGGCTTGATTGAATCTTTTATTGAGTTAGGGGTGTTGGTTCATGATAATCAGGGAACACAACAATCACATACAGCCCTTACCCATAAGACCAACCAGGTAATCAGTCAGCTTTCCTCGTTAACAGATAGTGGGTTTACACATCAGTATCCAATCCCGGTGGATGTGATCTcatatattgaagatggTAGAAACCCGGACGTTTATACCAGAGAGTTTGTTGAAGTGACAGCAAAAAGTAATGCAAGACTCAAGGGAAAGATGCTAGGCTTCCAGAAATTGCGAGATGTATTGGGCGATAAGCTTGGCAAGGAGTTCCCTGAATTAGGTAGTgcaattgaagatattaagAAAAGAACTACTCCTGACGAGGAATAA
- a CDS encoding DEHA2B10714p (no similarity): protein MYFLVFSMSIELVRIQKKIMDEDLSFEEIESSTSASIISYTRSEMESKIVILHYNPEKLSESLKASMSLANGTSEVDFSVNNSMSEDTYTGSSRIVKLQYSNRRGESFDGSDVSFLLSPSKSAQSNPSRSATPPTSSGSQEVATISNSQDLNGASHTKHKKKSKYRSDQYTSIYRPFEDLERSVRNERSMKSKVRSKSQSQQKNGQSPMNANRNSYNGRDNKVSRKVTTTIKTHKDAINSMAQYKKLCNMSDVSLQDLEDDWLLSTRIIAERLHFLKEAYKAVQTTKKCKTQGKSDPNVQLHLNSSVVDSSLYSEEELPSSSQSQPPVLRNDDEDSDSNSNTDTFLTMSDTISGTMRRP from the coding sequence ATGTATTTTTTAGTATTTTCCATGTCCATAGAATTGGTGcgaattcaaaaaaaaattatggaTGAAGACCTTTCATTCGAAGAAATAGAATCTAGTACAAGTGCTTCAATAATTAGTTATACAAGATCAGAGATGGAGTCTAAGATAGTAATACTTCATTATAATCCTGAAAAATTGTCAGAAAGTTTGAAGGCTTCAATGTCTTTAGCAAATGGAACATCTGAGGTAGACTTTTCTGTGAACAATTCTATGCTGGAGGATACATATACTGGTTCGTCTAGAATAGTCAAATTACAATATAGTAACAGACGTGGCGAATCATTCGATGGAAGCGATGTTCTGTTTCTCCTATCTCCTTCAAAATCGGCCCAACTGAATCCTAGTCGTTCGGCTACACCCCCAACCCTGTCCGGGTCCCAAGAAGTTGCAACTATTAGCAATTCGCAAGATTTGAACGGGGCTAGTCATACAAAGCATAAGAAAAAGTCCAAGTACCGCTCCGACCAATACACGTCCATATATAGGCCATTTGAAGATCTAGAACGAAGCGTGAGGAACGAAAGGTCCATGAAATCCAAGGTTAGACTGAAGTCTCAATCGCAGCAAAAAAATGGCCAGTCTCCTATGAACGCTAACCGTAACTCATATAATGGCAGGGACAACAAAGTATCGCGTAAAGTTACCACCACTATAAAGACCCATAAGGACGCCATAAATTCGATGGCACAGTATAAGAAATTGTGCAACATGTCGGACGTAAGTCTTCAAGACCTAGAGGACGATTGGCTCCTTAGTACGCGCATAATAGCCGAAAGACTACATTTTTTAAAAGAAGCCTATAAGGCCGTCCAGACAACAAAGAAGTGCAAGACACAAGGGAAATCGGATCCGAACGTCCAGCTACATTTGAATTCGAGTGTGGTGGATTCGTCTTTGTACCTGGAGGAGGAACTTCCGTCCTCTAGTCAGAGTCAACCACCAGTGCTACGAAACGACGACGAAGATAGTGACAGTAACAGCAATACCGACACCTTCCTAACGATGTCAGACACCATACTGGGAACCATGCGTCGTCCTTAA
- a CDS encoding DEHA2B10736p (similar to uniprot|Q758M3 Ashbya gossypii AEL262C AEL262C-Ap), whose product MKAVVSTGKAYFCTVLSAFGVVILSVIGFLFKSGHESMMGSINDPEDGAAVAGTVFSAVFVYLAFLVFCGLQIVIIRRQDRIQLN is encoded by the coding sequence ATGAAAGCAGTTGTTTCTACTGGTAAGGCATACTTTTGTACAGTTTTATCTGCATTTGGAGTGGTTATTTTATCAGTTATTGGATTTTTATTCAAGCTGGGCCATGAATCTATGATGGGGTCAATTAACGACCCTGAGGATGGAGCTGCTGTTGCGGGTACTGTTTTCAGTGCTGTTTTTGTCTACCTTGCATTCTTAGTTTTCTGTGGATTACAAATTGTCATAATCAGAAGACAAGACAGAATTCAACTAAATTAA
- a CDS encoding DEHA2B10758p (weakly similar to uniprot|P47148 Saccharomyces cerevisiae YJR111C), giving the protein MTVLTPERLVRLAYKYPSLHNSWYIIACACLTVVNKPQEIPKVFHFALRQQLLEFSSSSENLLLTDKYLLNLAEDSISSSEKFKDLSAVGVHLPDVLIPYTYYDKLPLNFKFSKREDIFATQTTVAAKIREVILKCAALSGLPKSINALMILKSVTPSSMRPSSVPERPRTVYPGHVPSSDIVQEDVAGTKFENDEVSGDLASETIDGPISSSSINPKQIKKDLERGSAFWNSVYTNKVNNRIRRQMVNAYPDLWNYTFYNVYSPLLSFTDILSAKETSMCVVASLIPQDVNPQLKGHLKGALNTGNTKEELNSLRLLVFDICDWTGGVTWAGGKNSVAKL; this is encoded by the coding sequence ATGACCGTATTAACACCAGAAAGACTTGTAAGACTTGCTTATAAATACCCATCGTTGCATAATTCGTGGTATATAATTGCCTGTGCGTGCTTGACTGTTGTCAACAAACCGCAGGAGATCCCCAAGGTATTCCACTTTGCTTTAAGACAacaattattagaattttcttcatcttcggAGAATCTTTTGCTAACTGATAAGTACTTATTAAATCTTGCAGAAGATTCTATATCTTCATCCGAGAAATTTAAAGACTTATCTGCTGTGGGGGTTCATTTACCAGATGTTCTCATACCATATACCTACTACGATAAGTTACCACTTAACTTCAAATTCTCAAAAAGagaagatatatttgctACACAAACAACGGTAGCAGCCAAGATCAGAGAGGTGATATTAAAGTGTGCAGCGTTATCGGGATTACCAAAATCCATTAATGCGTTAATGATCTTGAAAAGTGTCACACCAAGCAGCATGCGTCCATCCAGTGTCCCAGAAAGGCCACGTACAGTTTATCCGGGCCATGTTCCCTCTTCAGATATTGTTCAGGAGGATGTTGCAGGTactaaatttgaaaatgatgaagtcAGTGGTGATCTTGCCTCGGAAACGATTGATGGGCCAATATCGAGTCTGTCTATCAATCCCaaacaaataaaaaaagACTTAGAACGTGGATCTGCCTTCTGGAATTCGGTATACACCAATAAGGTTAATAACCGTATTAGGAGACAAATGGTAAACGCATACCCAGATTTGTGGAACTATACGTTTTATAATGTCTATTCtccattattatcttttaCCGATATTTTATCGGCAAAAGAGACATCAATGTGTGTAGTGGCCAGTTTGATCCCACAAGATGTCAATCCACAATTGAAGGGGCATTTGAAGGGGGCACTCAACACTGGTAatacaaaagaagaattgaactCGTTAAGATTATTGGTCTTCGATATATGTGACTGGACTGGCGGTGTTACTTGGGCTGGCGGAAAAAATAGTGTAGCCAAGTTGTGA
- a CDS encoding DEHA2B10780p (weakly similar to uniprot|Q870P6 Neurospora crassa 49D12 Related to ATPase family protein), translated as MSTKRLFQDVRTNISKASVPNRLLQYLRHYSSMSMSMGSGPHGVDRRTPSFNSELKISDENSIAITDPFFLYQNYVQQGLLEKDESQLRVMKEFQKLYHRVIDYSPPDELSIKISLLLRKIELKHAEASIRESGSTIPQLNLRSIQNIFRKDPMAEKRQLVRTMTDEEELYNFESPQGLLVNGEVGCGKSMLMDIFAASLPHNSKMRWHYNNFILWVFNEMHKIRKERHFTTVMSNNKAERKMSMENEFVLFEIAQKMIDKNTVLMLDEFMLPDIAAANIIKILFTYYFKLGGVLVATSNKLPEDLYSNEFHKTKFKSFVGILHARCHSVDMRSTKDYRSEFANLSTDSYLIDKSLNVKHEKDWLKLVKVKALGIPEESPKVIDNSPLDTLGGIPSSFTVYSRTTHIPLTFKSDTVCYLDFTYICQGLFSASDYITLASRYRTIILDNVPIMTLKMKNEARRFITLLDAMYEAKCQLFMRSDVEVDYLFFPDQIGGKLPDHIQKQSDLNHNRLDVQDEEMFARTTIDMTNPYRPNVSSYDQDHTAAHNEPTVGLFGSGNDDPDSRHGNPVNFKNLKAFTGEDEKFAYKRAVSRIKEMVGSETWKNANRWVPIDESMRPWEKKSESICDTPSSKSHLDIGTVDIKIDKLIKDNKSVRQIANQMLNDTLPKDYSEGHDIPFRQFNARIAPVFDRLNHFWSMGSWSSEQGKRLKDKIAKSWIRSSMRNNKG; from the coding sequence ATGTCAACTAAAAGATTATTTCAGGATGTTAGGACAAACATTTCAAAAGCTTCTGTACCGAATAGACtccttcaatatttaaGGCACTATAGTAGTATGAGTATGAGTATGGGGTCTGGTCCGCATGGTGTTGATCGAAGAACACCATCATTTAACTCAGAATTAAAGATTTCGGATGAAAACAGTATTGCAATAACAGATCCGTTTTTTTTATATCAGAACTACGTTCAACAAGGattattagaaaaagaTGAGTCCCAGTTGAGAgtaatgaaagaatttcaaaaattgtatCACAGAGTTATAGACTATTCACCTCCGGATGAGCTTCTGATAAAGATAAGTTTGCTCCTTCGGAAGATCGAATTAAAACATGCTGAGGCATCTATCAGAGAACTGGGTCTGACTATACCACAACTAAATTTGAGGTCGATACAAAACATATTTCGGAAAGATCCCATGGCTGAGAAGAGACAATTAGTACGAACGATGacagacgaagaagaattgtataattttgaatccCCACAAGGTTTATTAGTTAATGGCGAAGTCGGATGTGGTAAGTCCATGCTTATGGATATATTTGCTGCTTCTTTGCCACATAACTCGAAGATGAGATGGCATTACAATAACTTTATACTTTGGGTTTTCAATGAAATGCATAAGATCAGAAAGGAAAGACATTTCACTACTGTCAtgtctaataataaagcGGAACGCAAAATGAGTATGGAGAATGAATTCGTATTGTTTGAGATTGCTCAGAAAATGATTGATAAGAACACTGTATTAATGTTAGATGAATTCATGTTGCCAGATATCGCAGCAGCtaatattatcaagataTTGTTTACATACTACTTTAAATTAGGTGGTGTTCTAGTTGCAACATCTAACAAATTGCCCGAAGACCTTTATTCAAATGAGTTTCATAAGACTAAATTCAAAAGCTTCGTTGGAATATTACACGCAAGGTGCCACTCTGTTGATATGAGATCAACAAAAGATTATAGATCTGAGTTTGCAAACCTTTCAACAGACCtgtatttaattgataaactGTTGAATGTAAAACACGAAAAGGATTGGCTAAAATTGGTTAAAGTAAAAGCGTTGGGAATTCCTGAAGAGTCACCAAAAGTCATAGATAATAGTCCATTAGATACATTAGGCGGTATCCCTTCATCATTTACTGTCTACAGTAGAACTACGCATATTCCTTTAACGTTCAAAAGTGATACAGTGTGCTATTTAGATTTCACTTATATATGCCAAGGGCTATTCTCCGCTTCGGATTACATCACTCTAGCATCACGTTACAGGACTATTATTCTTGATAATGTTCCTATTATGACTCttaaaatgaaaaatgaagCCAGAAGATTCATTACGTTGTTGGATGCTATGTATGAAGCAAAATGTCAACTATTCATGAGAAGTGATGTCGAAGTAGACTATTTATTCTTCCCCGACCAAATTGGAGGAAAGTTGCCAGACCATATTCAGAAGCAGAGTGATCTAAATCATAATAGATTGGATGTtcaagatgaagaaatgtTTGCAAGAACTACGATTGATATGACGAATCCCTATAGACCAAACGTCTCATCATATGATCAAGATCATACAGCTGCACACAACGAGCCCACAGTCGGACTCTTTGGTAGTGGAAATGATGATCCTGACTCTAGACACGGAAATCCTgtaaatttcaaaaacttgaagGCATTTACTGGTGAGGATGAAAAGTTTGCTTACAAGAGAGCCGTTCTGAGAATTAAGGAAATGGTTGGATCAGAAACTTGGAAAAATGCCAACAGATGGGTCCCAATCGATGAATCTATGAGGCCCTGGGAAAAAAAATCAGAATCTATATGTGATACTCCCTCAAGCAAGTCACATTTGGACATTGGAACTGTGGATATTAAAATTGACAAACTAATCAAAGATAACAAATCAGTAAGACAAATTGCAAATCAAATGTTAAATGACACTTTACCAAAAGATTATTCCGAAGGTCATGATATACCGTTCAGACAATTTAATGCCCGTATAGCACCTGTTTTTGATAGATTGAATCATTTCTGGTCGATGGGTTCCTGGTCATCAGAACAAGGTAAGAGATTAAAAGATAAAATTGCCAAATCTTGGATTAGATCAAGTATGAGGAACAATAAAGGATAG
- a CDS encoding DEHA2B10802p (similar to uniprot|P47147 Saccharomyces cerevisiae YJR110W YMR1 Phosphatidylinositol 3-phosphate [PI(3)P] phosphatase with similarity to the conserved myotubularin dual specificity phosphatase [PTP/DSP] gene family): protein MIDKRYHKGSTTLNRYTFYLNRMEQSKVSTVENVTLSRRGYCISGTLILSPYHLVFSFIPSTSGDASNPKEIWFCYPIIDKISKARGSSWIDSINNNNNSPFGSNHESSPKPPSYSDENFDHYSASHIRIQCKDFTYYSFDFVNDSTCAEVFSKLSHLITTPKTKNDIRAFYAFDYNPNTLEQNLETRGWDIYDPIAEYKRQGLVSENETYWRISRINDDYRYSLSYPNILVVPSTISDNVLKHAGKFRSKSRIPSIVYRHRASINGNVIARCSQPLVGLNLQNRSIQDEKLIGEIFKCQERERFDCLSTEDVLQSQPQRNLIVDLRPITNAMAQHALGAGTENIDNYRASKSKKSSKDKERASQDDESTSRQVDKIFCNIDNIHVMRDSLNKLTFILNELDKYPVTSNTDGRSTFPLLQQSLTKTQWLHRLSIILQSVDRITKSIHLNNTNVVIHCSDGWDRTSQVSALSQLCLDPYYRTMKGFMVLIEKEWVSFGFKFFTRADHGGCIGATVQKQQQQELYQNASSSSPSLESSETNDNSVIGISNTGKTVTSFFQRAASHIKNTASAASSQSNLDTDTVENGKSVSSTFPYSGSNEKSPIFHQFLDCVYQLYRQNPSVFEFNSRFLKRLFYHYYSCQYGSFLCDSERESEINKVNKSTVSVWDYFNSRPAEFINKSYSPDSDSSQDDGVLFFNFTDIKWWYELYGRSDEEMNGLSNSLDRKFAQMNLSNTKKATTGDK from the coding sequence ATGATTGATAAGAGATACCATAAGGGTTCAACTACGCTTAATAGATATACATTCTATTTGAATAGGATGGAACAACTGAAAGTGTCGACGGTGGAAAATGTCACTTTGAGTCGTAGAGGATATTGCATTTCGGGTACATTGATTTTATCCCCTTATCATCTCGTATTTAGTTTTATTCCAAGCACATCTGGAGACGCTTCAAATCCGAAAGAAATATGGTTTTGTTatccaataattgataaaatatctaAGGCAAGAGGATCATCATGGATAGATagcattaataataataacaattcaCCATTTGGTAGTAATCATGAAAGCTCTCCAAAACCACCGCTGTATCTGGACGAGAATTTTGATCATTATAGTGCATCACATATACGTATCCAATGCAAGGATTTTACTTACTATTCTTTTGACTTTGTTAATGATTCCACATGTGCAGAAGTATTTCTGAAGTTGAGCCATTTGATTACAACACCGAAGAcaaaaaatgatataaGAGCCTTTTATGCATTTGACTACAACCCCAATACGTTGGAACAAAACCTAGAAACCAGGGGATGGGATATATACGATCCTATTGCCGAGTATAAGAGACAGGGGTTGGTTTCTGAAAATGAAACTTATTGGagaatttcaagaataaatgatgattataGATATTCTCTATCATATCCTAACATACTCGTCGTACCATCTACGATATCTGACAATGTTTTGAAACACGCTGGTAAATTCAGATCAAAGCTGAGAATACCATCTATTGTATATAGACATCGAGCCAGTATAAATGGTAATGTGATTGCAAGGTGTTCCCAACCGTTGGTAGGTTTGAATCTTCAAAATAGGTCAATTCAAGATGAAAAGCTTATAGGGGAGATATTTAAATGCCAAGAGAGAGAGAGGTTTGACTGTTTATCTACTGAGGATGTCTTGCAAAGTCAACctcaaagaaatttgatTGTTGATTTAAGACCCATTACAAATGCTATGGCACAACATGCCTTGGGAGCTGGAACAgaaaatatagataattACCGAGCTAGCAAATCTAAGAAAAGTTCGAAAGACAAAGAACGAGCTTCTCAAGATGATGAAAGTACTCTGCGACAAGTAGACAAGatattttgtaatattGACAATATTCATGTTATGAGagattctttgaataaactaacatttattttgaatgagTTAGATAAGTATCCTGTTACTTCAAATACTGATGGACGTTCTACGTTCCCATTACTTCAGCAATCTCTTACAAAAACCCAATGGTTACATCGACTCTCTATAATCTTGCAATCTGTGGACCGCATAACAAAATCCATCCATTTAAACAATACTAATGTTGTCATTCACTGTTCCGATGGGTGGGATCGTACATCTCAAGTGTCGGCGTTGCTGCAATTGTGTCTTGATCCATATTATAGGACAATGAAAGGGTTTATGGTGCTAATTGAAAAGGAGTGGGTAAGCTTTGggtttaaatttttcaccagaGCTGACCATGGTGGCTGTATTGGTGCTACTGTGCAaaagcaacaacaacaggAATTGTACCAAAATGCATCACTGTCTCTGCCGTCATTAGAGAGTTCTGAGACGAACGATAACTCGGTAATTGGTATTAGCAACACAGGAAAAACAGTCACTTCCTTCTTTCAAAGAGCTGCAAGTCATATTAAGAATACAGCTTCTGCAGCATCCTCACAGTCCAACTTGGATACCGACACTGTTGAAAATGGTAAGTCGGTTTCATCTACTTTCCCTTATTCTGGTAGTAACGAGAAATCTCCGATTTTCCATCAGTTCTTGGATTGCGTCTACCAATTGTACCGCCAGAATCCATCAGTTTTCGAATTTAATAGCAGGTTTTTGAAACGTTTGTTCTATCACTATTATTCTTGTCAATATGGATCGTTCTTATGTGATAGTGAGAGAGAGtctgaaataaataaagtcAACAAGTCCACTGTCTCTGTATGGGACTATTTCAACTCGAGGCCAGCGGAGTTTATAAACAAACTGTACTCTCCTGACTCTGACAGTCTGCAAGATGATGGTgtattattctttaatttcacTGACATTAAATGGTGGTATGAGCTTTATGGTAGATCTGACGAAGAAATGAATGGCTTATCTAATTCTTTGGATCGTAAATTTGCCCAGATGAATTTATCTAATACTAAAAAAGCTACGACTGGTGATAAATAA